One segment of Hippopotamus amphibius kiboko isolate mHipAmp2 chromosome 2, mHipAmp2.hap2, whole genome shotgun sequence DNA contains the following:
- the ARHGAP5 gene encoding rho GTPase-activating protein 5 isoform X3 produces MMAKNKEPRPPSYTISVVGLSGTEKDKGNCGVGKSCLCNRFVRSKADEYYPEHTSVLSTIDFGGRVVNNDHFLYWGDITQSGEDGVECKIHVIEQTEFIDDQTFLPHRSTNLQPYIKRAAAAKLQSAEKLMYICTDQLGLEQDFEQKQMPEGKLNVDGFLLCIDVSQGCNRKFDDQLKFVNNLFVQLSKSKKPVIIAATKCDECVDHYLREVQAFASNKKNLLVVETSARFNVNIETCFTALVQMLDKTRGKPKIIPYLDAYKTQRQLVVTATDKFEKLVQTVRDYHATWKTVSNKLKNHPDYEEYINLEGTRKARNTFSKHIEQLKQEHIRKRREEYINTLPRAFNTLLPNLEEIEHLNWSEALKLMEKRADFQLCFVVLEKTPWDETDHIDKINDRRIPFDLLSTLEAEKVYQNHVQHLISEKRRVEMKEKFKKTLEKIQFISPGQPWEEVMCFVMEDEAFKYITEADSKEVYGRHQREIVEKAKEEFQEMLFEHSELFYDLDLNATPSSDKMSEIHTVLSEEPRYKALQKLAPDRESLLLKHIGFVYHPTKETCLSGQNCTDIKVEQLLASSLLQLDHGRLRLYHDSTNIDKINLFILGKDGLAQELANEIRTQSTDDEYALDGKIYELDLRPIDAKSPYFLSQFWTAAFKPHGCFCVFNSIESLNFIGEFIGKIRTEASQIRKDKYMANLPFTLILANQRDSISKNLPILRHQGQQLANKLQCPFVDVPTGTYPRKFNETQIKQALRGVLESVKHNLDVVSPVPTNKDVSEADLRIVMCAMCGDPFSVDLILSPFLDSHSCSAAQAGQSNSLMLDKIIGEKRRRIQITILSYHSSIGVRKDELVHGYILVYSAKRKASMGMLRAFLSEVQDTIPVQLVAVTDSQVDFFENEAIKELMTEGEHIATEITAKFTALYSLSQYHRQTEVFTLFFSDVLEKKNMIENSYLSDSTRESTHQSEDVFLPSPRDCFPYNNYPDSDDDTEAPPPYSPIGDDVQLLPTPSDRSRYRLDLEGNEYPIHSTPNCHDHERNHKVPPPIKPKPVVPKTNVKKLDPNLLKTIEAGIGKNPRKQTSRVPLAHPEDMDPSDNYSEPIDTIFKHKGYSDEMYVVPDDSQNRIIKIRNSFVNNTQGDEENGFSDRISKSHGERRPSKYKYKSKTLFSKAKSYYRRTHSDASDDEAFPTSKTKRKGRHRGSEEDPLLSPVETWKGGIDNPAITSDQELDDKKMKKKTHKVKEDKKQKKKTKNFNPPTRRNWESNYFGMPLQDLVTAEKPIPLFVEKCVEFIEDTGLGTEGLYRVSGNKTDQDNIQKQFDQDHNISLVSMEVTVNAVAGALKAFFADLPDPLIPYSLHPELLEAARSVSIIKST; encoded by the coding sequence ATGATGGCAAAAAACAAAGAGCCTCGCCCCCCATCCTATACCATCAGTGTAGTTGGACTCTCTGGGACTGAAAAAGACAAAGGTAACTGTGGAGTTGGAAAGTCTTGTTTGTGCAATAGATTTGTACGCTCAAAAGCAGATGAATATTATCCAGAGCATACTTCTGTGCTTAGCACCATTGACTTTGGAGGACGAGTGGTGAACAATGATCACTTTTTGTACTGGGGTGACATAACACAAAGTGGTGAAGATGGAGTAGAATGCAAAATTCATGTCATTGAACAAACTGAGTTCATTGATGACCAGACTTTCTTGCCTCATCGGAGTACGAATTTGCAACCATATATAAAACGTGCAGCTGCCGCTAAATTGCAGTCAGCAGAAAAACTGATGTACATTTGCACTGATCAACTAGGCTTGGAGCAAGACTTTGAACAGAAGCAAATGCCTGAAGGGAAGCTCAATGTAGATGGATTTTTATTGTGCATTGACGTAAGTCAGGGATGCAATAGGAAGTTTGATGATCAACTTAAATTTGTGAATAACCTTTTTGTCCAActatcaaaatcaaaaaaaccTGTAATAATAGCAGCAACTAAATGTGACGAATGTGTGGATCATTATCTTAGAGAAGTTCAGGCATTTGCTTCAAACAAAAAGAACCTTCTTGTAGTGGAAACATCAGCACGATTTAATGTCAACATTGAGACATGTTTCACTGCACTGGTACAAATGTTGGATAAAACTCGTGGCAAGCCTAAAATTATTCCCTATCTGGATGCTTATAAGACGCAGAGACAACTTGTTGTCACAGCAACAGATAAGTTTGAAAAACTTGTGCAGACTGTGAGAGATTATCATGCAACTTGGAAAACTGTtagtaacaaattaaaaaatcatcCTGATTATGAGGAATACATCAACTTAGAGGGAACAAGAAAGGCCAGAAATACATTCTCAAAACATATAGAACAACTTAAACAGGAACAtataagaaaaaggagagaagaatatataaatactttACCAAGAGCTTTTAACACTCTTTTACCAAACCTAGAAGAGATTGAACATTTGAATTGGTCAGAAGCTTTGAAGTTAATGGAAAAGAGAGCAGATTTTCAGTTATGTTTTGTGGTGCTAGAAAAAACACCTTGGGATGAAACTGACCATATAGACAAAATTAATGATAGACGGATCCCATTTGACCTCCTGAGCACTTTAGAAGCTGAAAAAGTCTATCAGAACCATGTACAACATCTGATATCAGAGAAGAGGAGggtagaaatgaaggaaaaattcaagaagactttggaaaaaattcagtttatttcaCCTGGGCAGCCGTGGGAGGAAGTTATGTGCTTTGTTATGGAGGATGAAGCCTTCAAATATATCACTGAGGCTGATAGCAAAGAGGTGTATGGTAGGCATCAGCGAGAAATAGTTGAAAAAGCCAAAGAAGAGTTTCAGGAAATGCTTTTCGAACATTCTGAACTTTTTTATGATTTAGATCTTAATGCAACACCTAGTTCAGATAAAATGAGTGAAATTCATACAGTTTTGAGTGAAGAACCTAGATATAAAGCTTTACAGAAACTTGCACCTGATAGGGAGTCTCTTCTACTTAAGCATATAGGATTTGTTTATCATCCCACTAAAGAAACATGTCTTAGTGGCCAAAACTGTACAGACATTAAAGTAGAGCAGTTACTTGCCAGTAGTCTTTTGCAGTTGGATCATGGCCGCTTACGTTTGTATCATGATAGTACCAATATAGATAAAATTAACCTTTTCATTTTAGGGAAGGATGGCCTTGCCCAAGAACTAGCAAATGAGATAAGGACACAATCCACTGATGATGAGTATGCCTTAGATGGAAAAATTTATGAACTTGATCTTCGGCCCATTGATGCCAAGTCGCCTTACTTTTTAAGTCAGTTTTGGACTGCTGCCTTTAAACCACATGGGTGCTTCTGTGTATTTAATTCCATTGAGTCACTGAATTTTATTGGGGAATTTATCGGAAAAATAAGAACTGAAGCTTCTCAGATAAGAAAAGATAAGTATATGGCTAATCTTCCATTTACATTAATTCTGGCTAATCAGAGAGATTCTATTAGTAAGAATCTACCAATTCTCAGGCACCAAGGGCAACAGTTGGCAAACAAGTTACAGTGTCCTTTTGTAGATGTACCTACTGGTACATATCCTCGTAAATTTAATGAAACCCAAATAAAACAAGCTCTAAGAGGGGTATTAGAATCAGTTAAACATAATTTAGATGTGGTGAGCCCAGTTCCCACCAATAAGGATGTGTCAGAGGCTGACTTGAGAATTGTCATGTGTGCCATGTGTGGTGATCCATTTAGTGTGGATCTTATTCTTTCGCCCTTCCTTGATTCTCATTCTTGCAGTGCTGCTCAGGCGGGACAGAGTAATTCCCTAATGCTTGATAAAATCATTGGTGAAAAAAGGAGGCGAATACAGATCACAATATTATCATACCATTCCTCAATTGGAGTAAGGAAAGATGAACTGGTTCATGGGTATATATTAGTGTATTCTGCCAAACGGAAAGCATCAATGGGAATGCTTCGAGCATTTCTGTCAGAAGTTCAGGACACCATTCCTGTACAGCTGGTGGCAGTTACTGACAGCCAAGTAGACTTTTTTGAAAATGAGGCCATCAAAGAGTTAATGACTGAAGGAGAACACATTGCAACTGAGATCACTGCTAAATTTACAGCATTGTATTCTTTATCTCAGTATCATCGGCAAACTGAAGTCTTTACACTGTTTTTCAGTGatgttctagagaaaaaaaatatgatagaaaattCCTATTTATCTGACAGTACAAGGGAATCAACCCATCAAAGTGAAGATGTTTTCCTGCCATCTCCCAGAGACTGTTTTCCCTACAACAACTACCCTGATTCAGATGATGATACAGAAGCACCACCTCCTTATAGTCCAATTGGGGATGATGTACAGTTGCTTCCAACACCTAGTGACCGTTCCAGATATAGGTTAGATTTGGAAGGAAATGAATATCCTATTCACAGCACCCCAAACTGTCATGACCATGAACGCAACCATAAAGTGCCTCCACCTATTAAACCTAAACCAGTTGTACCTAAGACAAATGTGAAAAAATTGGATCCaaaccttttaaaaacaattgaagCTGGTATTGGTAAAAATCCAAGAAAACAGACTTCCCGGGTGCCTTTGGCACATCCTGAAGATATGGATCCTTCAGATAACTATTCAGAACCCATTGACACAATTTTCAAACACAAGGGCTATTCTGATGAGATGTATGTTGTGCCAGATGATAGTCAGAATCGCATTATTAAAATTCGAAACTCATTTGTAAATAACACTCAAGGAGATGAAGAAAATGGATTCTCTGATAGAATCTCAAAAAGTCATGGGGAGCGGAGGCcttcaaaatacaaatataaatctaAAACCCTATTTAGTAAAGCCAAGTCATACTACAGAAGAACACATTCAGATGCAAGTGATGATGAGGCTTTCCCCACTTCTAAAacgaaaagaaaaggaagacatcGTGGAAGTGAAGAAGATCCACTTCTTTCTCCTGTTGAAACTTGGAAAGGTGGTATTGATAATCCTGCAATCACTTCAGACCAGGAGTTAGatgataagaaaatgaagaagaaaacccacaaagtaaaagaagataaaaag